From a region of the Cherax quadricarinatus isolate ZL_2023a chromosome 75, ASM3850222v1, whole genome shotgun sequence genome:
- the LOC128691838 gene encoding probable ATP-dependent RNA helicase DHX34, translated as MGHSKRERSSSGSPSREKKRKREKRKHKEKHKRKKYLKEKKEKLHRKHSSRSSCSSRSSSSDSEFRSRYSSEHKNKDSKKTKRQVYERRSNSSDRPKSKSPLRLNTESGAMSADQSESKSPRGQSVRGGESSCYHSQSRSPKHLVRQRSRSPSPCQTYLGKDILRTETEIFKSEFEMPKSALHLSTLNSEAYSQPSIVPQDRNLDSDSNVDSEDELMFDWENHRSELNQMFFRDEDVIKRGSEEYFDFWKFLKKYHGLQKQKKIREMCSSKPSRGSSEGRSVSLLYQLPLQYDKRYNINFALNFKDIDDLQRRLPPQDLEDGKKRLSRKKLVEIKFIILLYLDFMQKQRFEKLKKLRSSQANLPIAEHKEEIISTVKKNNVVIIAGDTGCGKSTQVPQYLLSAGFLNIACTQPRRIACISLSKRVAYETLNEFGSKVGYQIRFEKNKTEHTRIVFLTEGLLLRQVSVCSSLSMYDVIILDEIHERHLDTDFLLGVMKCLLMQRNDVKVVLMSATINIDLFHNYFMGKAPVIQVPGRLYPIKLQYFPIPTIEQASKREKINPAPYVRILQLIDNKYPDNERGDLLIFLSGMSEISTVVEAAKIYASQTNRWIVLSLHSTLSVSEQEKVFDVPPEGVRKCIVSTNIAETSVTIDGVRFVVDSGKVKEMSYDSQSKMRKLKEFWISQASAEQRKGRAGRTGPGTCFRLYSEQEYSSFSQYSTPEIKRVPLDSLILQMISMGLPNIRLFPFIEPPTIESLENSLCALKSQAAVTDAEELTTIGKLLSQLPMDVSLGKMLIMGSLFHQVEPVLSLSAAMSVQSPFTNRAHRDPECVASIKSLESDHGDPFTLLASYREWLSVKHEGHENSRKWCRRRGLEEQRFYEMTKLRHQFAQLLHDSGLQDIAGCSRAHLTSAERAQRSGQLRQLRELKRELHKERPRKTKVLKVFQGESVPSDDEDVRTDIKDVDFRIKNDQKQLQDIYQSSTVQSYKDMIMLKIILCSGLYPNVAIADEHNNYKPGSEQLFHTSSKPFAALHPNSVFASHPEVLQVVDSDIIELPGFTARHPASTKHQLLAYVSLLETNKPYLVDTLRVPAAQVLLLFGHNLDSNADLTVIACDNFIELKFPDAMSAQNLVFQAVQLRLKWKHLLDLRIRATTPSIENQDRLITEANRLEKDLMVGLVDFFLTETIYSKRRLLAADIKVLHKGPGPGDCILSENPFSDCGGEPCRFNDIKGGVDLTDFFTYNCLLDTECTVTTITTYDTVCPYCDQEFHLTTLDRLAHMAQCLKHTMQSSTAADDKVEDGSDGDPTKKKYVCDICNRTIWLSIKDIFRHKKSHMA; from the exons ATGGGTCACTCCAAGAGAGAGAGATCATCTTCTGGATCTCCTTCTCGGGAGAAGAAAAGGAAAAGGGAGAAACGAAAGCATAAAGAGAAACACAAGAGAAAGaaatatttaaaagaaaaaaaagaaaaattgcaTAGAAAACATTCTTCAAGAAGTTCATGCTCGTCAAGAAGTTCTAGTTCAGATTCTGAATTTAGATCACGGTATTCTTCAGAACATAAAAACAAAGACAGTAAAAAGACTAAAAGGCAGGTATACGAAAGAAGATCAAATTCCTCTGACCGACCAAAATCTAAGTCTCCGCTAAGACTGAATACTGAGAGTGGAGCAATGTCTGCTGATCAGTCTGAATCCAAATCTCCACGTGGGCAGAGTGTAAGAGGTGGAGAAAGTTCTTGTTATCATTCACAGTCCAGATCCCCTAAACATCTTGTCAGACAAAGATCAAGATCTCCATCTCCTTGTCAGACTTACCTTGGTAAGGATATACTAAGGACAGAGACAGAAATCTTTAAAAGTGAGTTTGAGATGCCTAAATCAGCCCTGCATCTTTCAACTCTTAATAGTGAAGCTTATTCACAGCCATCCATTGTACCTCAAGATAGAAACTTGGACAGTGACAGCAATGTAGATTCGGAAGATGAACTTATGTTTGACTGGGAGAACCATCGCTCTGAACTTAATCAAATGTTTTTTCGAGATGAAGATGTTATTAAAAGGGGGAGTGAGGAATATTTTGATTTCTGGAAGTTTCTTAAAAAGTACCATGGATTGCAAAAACAGAAGAAGATTCGGGAAATGTGCAGTAGTAAACCCAGTAGAGGCAGTAGTGAAGGGCGAAGTGTGAGTTTACTTTATCAGTTGCCACTTCAATATGACAAAAGATACAACATTAACTTTGCCCTCAATTTTAAGGATATTGATGATTTGCAAAGAAGGTTACCACCACAAGATTTAGAAGATGGCAAAAAGCGACTCTCCAGGAAGAAGCTTGTTGAAattaaattcattattttactGTATCTTGATTTCATGCAAAAGCAAAGATTTGAAAAGCTGAAAAAACTACGGAGTTCACAGGCTAACCTTCCCATTGCAGAACACAAGGAAGAGATCATTTctacagttaaaaaaaataatgttgtGATAATTGCAGGTGACACTGGATGTGGTAAATCTACACAGGTTCCTCAGTACCTGCTCTCAGCGGGATTTTTGAACATAGCTTGTACACAGCCGCGACGCATTGCCTGCATATCCTTATCCAAGCGTGTTGCCTATGAAACCCTAAATGAATTTGGCTCAAAAGTCGGTTACCAAATTCGATTTGAGAAAAATAAAACTGAACATACAAGGATAGTTTTTTTAACAGAAGGACTTCTTCTGAGACAAGTGTCTGTATGTAGCTCACTTTCTATGTATGATGTTATAATTCTTGATGAAATTCATGAACGTCACCTTGATACAGATTTTCTCCTAGGGGTCATGAAATGTTTGTTAATGCAGCGGAATGATGTTAAAGTTGTGTTAATGAGTGCTACCATAAATATCGACCTCTTCCATAATTATTTCATGGGCAAAGCTCCTGTGATTCAAGTACCAGGTAGATTGTACCCAATTAAACTGCAGTATTTTCCAATTCCAACTATCGAGCAAGCCAGTAAAAGAGAGAAAATTAATCCTGCACCATATGTTCGAATTCTTCAGTTGATAGATAACAAATATCCAGACAATGAAAGAGGTGACTTGCTGATCTTTCTGAGTGGTATGAGTGAGATATCAACAGTTGTAGAAGCAGCCAAGATTTACGCTTCGCAAACAAACAGATGGATTGTCCTGTCTTTGCACAGTACCCTCTCTGTTTCTGAACAAGAAAAGGTTTTTGATGTTCCACCAGAGGGTGTACGGAAATGCATCGTTTCTACGAACATCGCTGAAACATCAGTGACTATTGATGGTGTTCGATTTGTTGTTGACTCTGGGAAAGTTAAGGAAATGAGTTATGATTCTCAGTCTAAGATGAGGAAATTGAAAGAGTTTTGGATAAGTCAGGCTTCAGCAGAACAAAGAAAAGGAAGAGCTGGTCGCACTGGTCCAGGAACTTGTTTTCGTTTATACTCTGAACAGGAGTATTCTTCTTTTTCCCAGTACAGTACTCCTGAGATAAAGCGAGTGCCTCTAGATTCTCTCATCCTTCAAATGATTTCCATGGGGCTACCAAATATCAGACTCTTCCCATTTATTGAGCCTCCAACCATAGAAAGTTTAGAGAATTCCTTATGTGCTCTAAAATCTCAGGCAGCAGTTACAGACGCAGAAGAATTGACTACCATTGGCAAACTTCTGTCACAGCTGCCCATGGACGTGAGCCTGGGCAAGATGCTGATCATGGGTTCCCTCTTTCATCAG GTTGAACCAGTGCTATCACTCTCGGCAGCCATGAGTGTACAGAGTCCTTTCACAAATCGAGCTCATCGAGATCCTGAATGTGTGGCTTCGATCAAGAGCCTTGAATCTGATCATGGAGACCCCTTTACACTTCTTGCTTCTTACAG ggAATGGTTATCTGTCAAGCATGAAGGTCATGAAAACTCTCGCAAGTGGTGTAGAAGACGTGGATTAGAGGAACAACGCTTCTATGAAATGACCAAATTGCGGCATCAATTTGCTCAACTTCTACATGATTCAGGGCTACAAGATATTGCTGGCTGTTCTCGTGCTCATTTAACAAGTGCAGAGCGAGCTCAGAGGAGTGGACAGTTGAGACAACTTCGTGAACTGAAGAGGGAATTACACAAAGAGAGACCCCGGAAAACCAAGGTCCTCAAAGTGTTCCAAGGAGAAAGTGTTCCAAGTGATGATGAGGATGTTCGAACTGACATTAAAGATGTAGACTTTAGGATAAAAAATGATCAGAAGCAGTTGCAGGACATATACCAAAGTTCTACTGTGCAATCTTATAAGGATATGATAATGCTGAAGATCATTCTTTGTAGCGGACTTTACCCAAATGTGGCAATTGCTGATGAACATAACAATTACAAACCTGGGTCAGAACAGCTCTTTCACACATCCTCAAAGCCATTTGCAGCTCTTCACCCAAACAGTGTGTTTGCAAGCCACCCAGAGGTTCTCCAGGTTGTAGACTCAGACATAATAGAGCTGCCAGGATTCACAGCAAGACATCCCGCTAGCACTAAGCACCAGCTACTGGCTTATGTATCTTTACTGGAGACTAACAAGCCATACCTTGTTGATACCTTAAGGGTTCCTGCTGCTCAAGTGTTGCTTCTGTTTGGTCACAACTTAGACAGTAATGCTGATCTAACTGTAATAGCATGTGATAACTTTATTGAGCTTAAATTTCCAGATGCTATGTCAGCTCAAAACCTTGTGTTTCAAGCAGTACAACTTCGTCTCAAGTGGAAACATTTACTTGACCTCAGAATTCGGGCCACTACACCTTCAATTGAAAACCAAGACAGACTCATAACAGAGGCAAATAGATTAGAAAAGGATCTCATGGTGGGTCTAGTTGACTTTTTCTTAACAGAAACAATTTACTCAAAACGTCGCCTTCTTGCTGCGGATATCAAAGTTCTCCACAAAGGTCCGGGACCAGGTGATTGTATCTTAAGTGAAAATCCATTCAGTGACTGTGGTGGGGAGCCATGTCGGTTCAATGATATTAAAGGTGGAGTTGACTTGACAGATTTTTTCACTTACAATTGCCTGCTTGATACCGAAtgtactgttaccaccatcaccacttatgATACTGTGTGTCCATATTGTGACCAGGAGTTCCACCTAACTACCCTTGATCGTCTTGCACACATGGCACAGTGTTTAAAACATACCATGCAGTCCTCAACAGCAGCAGATGACAAGGTTGAAGATGGGAGTGATGGAGATCCCACAAAGAAAAAGTATGTATGTGATATTTGCAATAGGACTATATGGTTGAGTATTAAGGATATTTTTAGGCACAAAAAATCACACATGGCTTGA